GAGGTCAAAGTCTTCGGTCGCAAACGGCAGAGGGTCGGGCTCGGCGAGCATGAGGCATGAACATGCGGCCTTGTCGGCGCGATCACGGAGCAGTTCCAGATCCGTTCTCGTCGAACCCTTGAGCAGGTCGGTCGACAGCGTCAGGCCGTTGAGCCCAAGAACATCGCGGGTAAACGCCGGAACATCCGGCAGTTTGAGTTTGGGAGACCTGCCGGTCAGGAGCGGGCGGATGGATTGGAGGCATAGGGAGAGCAGCATGGAGGGCGGCACTCTACACGCCCAATCGCCCGTTGGCCATCGGGAATGAACTTTTCAGTCCCAAAACCGTCGATGCTGCATCGGCCAGGCGGACGCCAGCGACATCAAAAAGTAGACGGTCGGGCCTGTACAGCGCCGACCGTCCGGAGGGGAGAAAGCAAAGGAGTCGAGTCCGACGCGCCAGAATACCAGAACCACCCCACTCTCGTCAAGCATCTATTTTGGACATTGCGCCCCTTGGCTTGATAGCATCATGCCTGTATTGATACTTTCCACTCCTTACAGGAATCCCCGCACCATGGCAACACCGGACGACCGACGTTACAGTTCTTCCCACGAATGGCACCGCGTCGAGGGCGATCTGGTCGCCATCGGGCTCACCCGCTATGCCGTCGACGCCCTGACCGACGTGACCTACGTCGAACTCAAGAAAGCCGGAACCCGAGTGGCATCAGGAGATTCCGTCGGGGAGGTCGAGTCGGTCAAGACGACCAGCGACGTGTATTCGGCCTTGGACGGCGAGATTGTGGCGGTCAATGGAGCGCTCGAATCGAGCCCGGGCCTGCTGAATGAAGATCCCTACGAACATTGGTTGGTGCGCATCAAGCCCGGCGATCTGGGCGGTCTGGCCGATCTCATGGATGCAGCAACATATGACCGTCAACACGCGGGCTAAAACCAGTCGGCGAATGGCGGCCCGAGCATGATCGCGTGCCAGGATGTCCACAAGTCGTACAGGCTGGGGGACCGTGATGTCACAGCGCTGTGCGGCGTGACGCTCACGATTGCCGAACCTGGGTTCTATGCCATCATGGGCCAATCGGGCAGCGGCAAGAGCACGCTGTTGTATCTGCTCGGGGCGCTCGACCGCCCGACTTCGGGCACCATTTCCATTGCCGGGAGGGCGATCCACAGCCTCAGCGACCGCGAGGCGACCGAGTTCCGTCGCACGTCGGTCGGCATGGTCTTTCAGCAGTTCAACCTCATCGCCACGCTCAGTGCCCGCGAGAATGTCGAACTGCCCGGCTTGCTCGCGGGCCAGAAGCGGGCGTGGCTGAGCGAGCGCAGCGGCATGCTGCTCGAACGTCTGGGTCTTTCGGACCGGGCCGACCATCGACCCGATGCGATGTCGGGCGGGGAGCAGCAGCGTGTCGCGATTGCGCGGGCTCTGCTGTATCGTCCGCCGCTGCTGCTGGCTGATGAACCCACGGGCAATCTTGATTCGGCCAGCAGCGAGCGGCTCTGGTCGCTTCTGGCCGAGATCGCGCGGGAACAGGAGACCACGGTCGTGATGGTGACGCACGAGCCGGCTGCTGCGACGCATTGCCGGCGTGTGTTTGTCATTCGCGACGGAGCGGTGCTCGGTGAAATGGAGACGGAGGGACTCGATGCGGGCCGTGTGGCATCTGGCTATACGCACCTTGTCGGCTCGCCGCTGGCGTAGTGCGATGCTGGTGGCGGCGGTGGGTCTTTCGGCCGCACTGATCGCGGCGGTGTCGTGTGCGCTGGCGTCGGCCCATGCGGCGGTCAATGCGCAGATCAATCAATCGGTCGGCGATGCCGATGTGCGGCTCACCGCGTCGAGTTCGGGCACCAACTTTCCCTCGCGCTATCTCGACCAGGTGCGGGCGTGGCCGGAGGTGGCCGAAGCACGGGCTGAACTGACTTCGACGCTCTCGCTGGCGGTCGAGAAGGACGGGCTTGCGGAGGGCGAATCGGGCGATTGGGTGCGTACGACGCGGCTGCTGCGCGCGACGGTGCTGGTCCATGGCGTGTGGTTCAGCCAAGGCGGGGCGAGGGTGGATCTCATCGCGGGTCGCATGCCCACTGATCGCGGCGAGGTCGTGCTCGATGCTCTGACCGCCGAGCGGCTCTCGTGGCTCGGGCACGGCACGGGCGTGTTTTCATCCAACCGCAAGACACTCAGCGGCAACGCAACACATCTGACGATGCCCGAGCCGGTGGTGCCCGAACTGGCAAACCCATCGCGGGCCGAGACGATCAACGCGGCCATCGGCGTGCGTCCGGGCGACACGATCCGCGTGGTGCGGTTGTTCCGCGCGCCCGAGGAACTGCGCGTCGTGGGCATCGCGGCGGCCCCGCCGCTGGGCGGTCGGCCGCAGGCGTGGTTCTCGATGCCCGATCTGGCTGCCCTGTCGGGCGCGGGCGAGCGGCTTTCGCAGATCGAGATGGTGCTGCGCCCGGGCGTCGATGCCGATGCCTTTGTCGCCGAGCGTCAAGCCGAGCTGGGCGAGCGTTTCCTCCTCCAGACCACGGCCCGAGTGCGCGCGGGCGTCGAGAAGAACGTCGCTTCGAGCCAACTGGCCTTTGCGCTGGCGACGGTGATGTGCTTTCTCTCGGCGTCGTTCATCATCATGACGGGGCTCAACACCGGCCTGGCCGAGCAGCAGCGCTCGCTGGCGGTGCTCCGCTGCATCGGTGCGCGGCCGCGGCAACTGGCGATGGTGCAGATCCTCACCGGGTTGCTCGTCGGCGTGCTGGGCGCGCTGGTCGGCGTGCCGCTTGGTGTGGGCATCGCCTGGGGGCTCATCGAGATCTTCAAGGACACGGTGCAGACCGGGCTGGTGCTCTCGCCGATGACGCTGTCGGTCGCGGCGCTGGGCGCGGTCGCGTCGGGCATTCTTGGGGCCTTGTGGCCGGCGTGGCAGGCGACGCGGGCCAGTCCACTGGCGGCACTGGCGCTCCGCGCGATGCCGGTGCGGGCGCGGCATGTGCAGGCGACGTTGGCAGTGGCGCTGGCGTGCATCGGGCTGCAACTGCTCATCGTCGGCGTGCCCGATGACGGGCAGTTCATCTTCTGGATGTACGCCACCTTCGGGCTGCCGGTGATGTTCATCGGCTACTTCCTGCTCGGTGTGCCGCTGGTGGTGCTGATCGCGCGCGGGCTTTCGCCGCTGCTCTCGCGGCTGCTGGGCCTGCCGGCGTCTCTGCTGGGACGCACGATCGCTGCGACGCCCTATCGCTATGGCCTGACGGCGGGCGCTCTCATGGCGGGCATCGCCCTGATGGTCGGCCTCTACACCAACGCGGGCGGCTTCCTGAACGACTGGATCAACCGCATCCGCTTCCCCGACGCCTTTGTCTCGGGCGTGGCGCTCTCGCCCGAGAGCCAGCGGCTGCTCAATGAACTGCCCTTCGTCACCGACACCTGCGCGATCAGTCTGGTCCCGGTGGCGACCGAGGCCTTCGGCGTGCGGGCGCTGCAATCGTACAAGACGACCTTCGTGGCCTTCGAGCCCGAGCCGTTCTTCCGCATGACCGAGCTCGAGTGGGTCGAGGGCGAAGCGGCGAGTGCCAAGCGGCGGCTGGCTGAGGGCGGGGCGGTGATGGTCGCGCGCGAGTTTCGCGTGGCCAAGGGGCTGGGGGTGGGCGATACCTTCCGCTGCACGCTCAACGACATCGAGCACGAGTTCGAGATTGTCGGCGTTGTCACCAGCCCGGGCCTCGAAATGGTCAGCAAGTTCTTCAACGTCGGCGACGAGTATGTCGATCAGACGCTTCACGCCGTCTTCGGCTCGCGGGCCGACATGATCGAGAAGTTCGGCACCGATGCAATCGGGCTGATCCAGATGAGTTTCGCACCCGGCACCGACGACGAGGCGGCCCTGAGCCAGATCCGCGAGCGGCTCTTTGGCGCGGGGATCATCGACGCGGGCAGCGGCCGCCAGATCCGCGAGGCGATGGTCGAGATTGTGCGCAACGCTGTGCGTGTCTTTACCGTGGTGGCGGGGCTGAGCATGTTCATCGCGTCGTTCGGCGTGGCCAGCGTGATCGCGGCGGGCGTACACGCGCGGCGGTTTGAACTGGGGGTGCTGCGAGCGGTCGGCGCGCAGCGCGCGCTGCTGGCAAGGCTGATCGTGGGCGAGGCGATCATCATCGCGCTGTCGGCGTGGGTGCTGGGCTCGGTGCTGGGGCTGCAGGGCGCGTGGGCGGGTCGGCGGCTCGATGCGCTGCTGCTGGGGATCAGGATCTCGGGCGAAGCGCCGTGGGGCGCGCTGGCCGGGGCACTGGGCGCGGCGCTGCTGTTCACGCTGGGAGCCTCGCTGCCAACGGTGGTGCGCCTGACGGCAACAAGCCCGCGCGCGCTGCTGGCCGCGCGGTTGGGGTGAGCGGCGATGTTGGTGGCAGTGATCCTGATCGCGCGATCAGACGTCTCAACCCTCGGCGATGAGATTGAGCTCCTTGACTAGACGAAGGAACTCATCGATCTGTCGGCCAAACAACATCGCTTCTTCGCCATCATCTCCGATGAGCATGCCCCGCGTGAGCGCGAGTTGAGTACACAGTTGCTTAAGCGCCGTTGAACGCTGCTTCTCTCGTGTCTCGGACGAAGTCTTCTCGGTGCGTGCGATGGATTCCAACCTCTTGGCGTAGATTTCGCTGATCTCGGCTTCGATCTTCTCTACTTCGACCCCTTCCTTGCGGAGTTTATTGCGAGCGAATTCAAGCATGCCGCTGGTGAATCTTTTGGCCTCTTCGCGGATGGTAGTGCCTTCATCGTAGTCGATGGTGGTGTCAAGAAACTTATTCATCATCTCAATCAGTTGCGGTATCTTCGTGTTGATGAACTCGGCGCGTTTGGCGGCCCAGAGCGATGGCGACTTGCCTCGCACATCGACGCGGACAAAGTCATGGCCCTCATTGGCAGGCTTGTCATTCGGATGATCTGTCATCAGCAGATCTCCTCGGGAACCGCCGAATAGTTCATGACGCAGACATCGTCAATGATCAGTTCGTCGCCTCCGATCTCCCTGTAGAGTTCCGAAAGCCCGCTGATGATCAGTGCGATGGTTTCGCTATCAAACTCACTGGCATCGAAGTACAGCGAGAGAGCGGGAGCATCAGCGGGCGGGTCTACCCGTTCAATGGGCGGGTCTACCCGTTCAACTTTGAGATGTAGCTTTTTCTTCAGCCACCCTTCCGGCTCGCCGTCGGGCCAGAGCGGGCCGAAGAACGCGGGCGGGACAGGGGTGTCGTCGGTCCACTGCTCGGCCTTGGCTGCGGTCTTGAGCAGTTCGTAGTCGCGGCGAACTGCAGAACGAAAGGCCGAGCCAAACGATTCTCGCATCGGCATGTTCAAATCACCACCGCCATCCGCCTGATGCAATACGCTTCTTCGTGATTCTTGCGCGGCAGCTTCCGCAGCACTGATCGCGCTGTAGACCTCTGCGGCGTTCTCGAATGTTGCCGCACTGACGGCGCGTGCTACCGCGTAGGTGACGGACTCGACGTTATTGTTTTGTGCATTCGCATTGGACGCGAGCGTGAAGGTCGTCTCTGACGCTGCGCGAAGCGTGCCTTGGTCTCGAGACGCAGGCATCGCCGCCGCATCTTCCGCCAATGTGAGCATCTGGCCCAATTCAGCTTCCAACCCCTTTGGCGCATCCGGCCAGAATTCCCCGTGAAGGGGCAAAACGCGACGGGCACATCGCACTGCGAGCGCGACACTCGCCCAGAGTGGCAATGCGGCGAGCTCTGACGCTGAAGGAATATCACTGTTCAACTGTAATGTCTCAACTTCCTGCCCAGGCCATCCGCTCGGTTCGCCATCGGGCCAGAGCGGGCCGAAGAACGCGGGCGGGACAGGGGTGTCGTCGGACCACTGCTCGGCCTTGGCTGCGGCCTTGAGCTGTTCATAATCCCGGCGGATGGCGCGGGAGGCGTGGGCGAAGACGTAGGGGGCGGTGTCGGCGGAGTGGGCGGCGGAGTGGGCGGCGTCGGCGGCGGCCGCGGCGCGGGTGGCGGCCGCGTAAACAGCGACGGCGGCGGAGTAGGCGGCGACGGCGGCGCGGGCGGCGGCGTCGGCGGCGGAGTAGGCGGCGACGGCGTGGGCGGCGGCTGCGTCGGAGGCGGCTGCGTCGGCGGCGTGGGCGTGGGCGGAGTAGGTGGCGGCGGCGGCGTGGGCGGCCGCGTGGACGGCGCGAAGTTCCGCCTCACTCGTGCTGGCGGGGTCTGCCGCCGAAGCCTGCGCGAGTGTAATCACCTTGTCAAGAGCCTCGACATGCTTGGCAGGTGCATCAGGCCAGAAGTGCTTGTACAGCGGCTGCACGCGCCGGGCGCAGCGGGCGGCGAAGGCAACGCAGGCCCAGCGCGGCAATGTCGCGAGTTCCTCTTCGGTCGGAATTCTGGGATCGTCTGCGGGCTCGGGGCCTGATGGGCTCATCGCTGTTCTCCGGACTGGATGCGGGGCCGCTGGATCGGCGGGGCCGCGGGCGGCTGGGTTGGTCTTTTTATTCTAACGGAAACCGGCGGTTGGTGTTGCGGTTTTCGGACTGCGCTCGCGCACAAACCGCCTGCGGCGCCCCGGCACGTTGTGGCGGCGGGGCCGCTGGGCAAGGCATACTCGGCGGTTCATGTGGACGGGGTATGCAACGGCCATCCCCTCACTGGCGTTCGGGGCTATTTGGGTTGGCCATGGCTCTGGTCACTCGGAACTGTGCGGGAATCGCCGCTCGATGTGACTCGGTCCGCAATAAATGGCTCTGGCGTGGCGGGAGGCGGGATTGCGGCTGTTGCCACCGTCTGTTCGGGGGCCAGATGTGCTCCGGATCTAGCCAGAAAAACTCCGCATCTAGCCAGAAAAACTCCGCATCTGGCTCGATCCGCTCTGCATCTGGCTCGATCTGCTCCGCATCTGGCTCTATGTGCTCTGGATCTGGCCAGAAAAACTCTGCATTTGGCTCTATGCGCTCCACAGCTGGCTCGATCCGCTCCGCATCTGGCCGGATGTGCTCCGCAGGACACCAGCACACGCGCATCATCTGCCGATCACCCCAAAGTGTGCAGATGATCGCATCCTTTCGATGCCTCATCGCGCTGAACGGGTGACACGACACGCGCGTCGGGTGCCGCGACGCGCGAGCGACCAGATCGCCCGATTTTCCGTGCGCTGCGCTGGAAGCATGGATCGTGGTCAATGGTCGTGGCTCTTGAACGCGGCCCTTGATCGTGGCCATGCAGAGCCATGACCACGGCACCCGCCTGTTTTCATGCCCAATGCCTCGTGCCCAGTGCCTCGTGCCCAATACCTCGTGCCTTCCAGCCTCACACCTGCAACACGCCCGTGCGCAGCGGGCGCGCGTAATCCCACCCCTGCTCAGCCGCGGACAGCGCTTCGATCAGTTCGGCCCGCGTCGCCAGCGGGTCGATGATGCGATCGAGCCAGCCTCGGGCCGCGCCGTGGCGGATGTCGGCCTGCTCGTTGTACCCGGCCCGCACCGCGTCGAGAATGGCCTTGTGCGTCTCGGGGTCGATCGTCTCGCCCTTGCGCTGGCGGCTCTTTTCTTCGATCATCGCCAGCGTGCCCGAGGCCTGCGCCGCGCCCATCACCGCGCAGCGCGCCCCCGGCCAAGCGAAGGTCAGGAACGGCTCGAACGCGCGGCCGCACATCGCGTAGTTGCCCGCGCCGTAACTGCCGCCCATGATGAGCACGATCTTGGGCACGATGCTGTTGCTCATCGCGTTGACCATCTTCGCGCCCGAGCGGATGATGCCCGCCTGCTCGCTGTCGCGCCCGACCATGAAGCCGGTCGTGTCGTGCAGGAAGATCAGCGGGATCCTGCGCTGGTTGCAGTCCATGATGAAGCGCGCAGCCTTGTCGGCGCTTTCGTCGTAGATCACGCGCGGCATGTTGGTCGAGACGCCGGGCCCCGCCTTGCCGCCCGCTTCGGCCTGCCGGGTCAGGCAGCCCTGGTTGGCCACGATGCCGCACGCAAAGCCGCCCAGACGCGCATAGCCGCACACGAGCGAAGCGCCATACTCGGCCTTGTACTCGTCAAAGTCGGCCGCGAGCGATTCGTGCCCGTCGGCGTTGGGCTCGCAGCGGGCATCGACCAGGCACGCGATGATGTGCCGGACGTCGTACTGCTCGCCGGGCTTGTCGGTGAAGATGGCCGCGATGCGCGAGGCCTCCGACACAGGCGGGACAACGCGCCGGCTTTCGCTCGAAAACGAGCCACCCAGCGACTCGAACAACTTTCGGAGCCGCTCGGGATCACGCAGATCGGCTTCGTCTTCGATGGCACCGATGGGGATATTCAACTCTTCTTCGAGATAGGTGCGGATCACTTCTTGTGACCGGGCATCACGGACATGCGCAGGCGCCCCCTTGTGTGCCAGAAGCGAGCGAGCGGCATCATCGAAGAACAACTGCTGCCTGTCGCTCGTGTCGCGAAAGGCATACTTGAGCAATCGCGACACCGCAAGCACATTGCGTTGATCGGC
This is a stretch of genomic DNA from Phycisphaeraceae bacterium. It encodes these proteins:
- a CDS encoding FtsX-like permease family protein, producing the protein MRAVWHLAIRTLSARRWRSAMLVAAVGLSAALIAAVSCALASAHAAVNAQINQSVGDADVRLTASSSGTNFPSRYLDQVRAWPEVAEARAELTSTLSLAVEKDGLAEGESGDWVRTTRLLRATVLVHGVWFSQGGARVDLIAGRMPTDRGEVVLDALTAERLSWLGHGTGVFSSNRKTLSGNATHLTMPEPVVPELANPSRAETINAAIGVRPGDTIRVVRLFRAPEELRVVGIAAAPPLGGRPQAWFSMPDLAALSGAGERLSQIEMVLRPGVDADAFVAERQAELGERFLLQTTARVRAGVEKNVASSQLAFALATVMCFLSASFIIMTGLNTGLAEQQRSLAVLRCIGARPRQLAMVQILTGLLVGVLGALVGVPLGVGIAWGLIEIFKDTVQTGLVLSPMTLSVAALGAVASGILGALWPAWQATRASPLAALALRAMPVRARHVQATLAVALACIGLQLLIVGVPDDGQFIFWMYATFGLPVMFIGYFLLGVPLVVLIARGLSPLLSRLLGLPASLLGRTIAATPYRYGLTAGALMAGIALMVGLYTNAGGFLNDWINRIRFPDAFVSGVALSPESQRLLNELPFVTDTCAISLVPVATEAFGVRALQSYKTTFVAFEPEPFFRMTELEWVEGEAASAKRRLAEGGAVMVAREFRVAKGLGVGDTFRCTLNDIEHEFEIVGVVTSPGLEMVSKFFNVGDEYVDQTLHAVFGSRADMIEKFGTDAIGLIQMSFAPGTDDEAALSQIRERLFGAGIIDAGSGRQIREAMVEIVRNAVRVFTVVAGLSMFIASFGVASVIAAGVHARRFELGVLRAVGAQRALLARLIVGEAIIIALSAWVLGSVLGLQGAWAGRRLDALLLGIRISGEAPWGALAGALGAALLFTLGASLPTVVRLTATSPRALLAARLG
- a CDS encoding ABC transporter ATP-binding protein; translation: MIACQDVHKSYRLGDRDVTALCGVTLTIAEPGFYAIMGQSGSGKSTLLYLLGALDRPTSGTISIAGRAIHSLSDREATEFRRTSVGMVFQQFNLIATLSARENVELPGLLAGQKRAWLSERSGMLLERLGLSDRADHRPDAMSGGEQQRVAIARALLYRPPLLLADEPTGNLDSASSERLWSLLAEIAREQETTVVMVTHEPAAATHCRRVFVIRDGAVLGEMETEGLDAGRVASGYTHLVGSPLA
- the gcvH gene encoding glycine cleavage system protein GcvH — protein: MATPDDRRYSSSHEWHRVEGDLVAIGLTRYAVDALTDVTYVELKKAGTRVASGDSVGEVESVKTTSDVYSALDGEIVAVNGALESSPGLLNEDPYEHWLVRIKPGDLGGLADLMDAATYDRQHAG